The following DNA comes from Salegentibacter mishustinae.
TAGCCTTTTCTAACCGCTTTTGTTTTACATATTCGTTTACCGTTTGATTATAAAGGATTTTAAAACCTTCCTGTATTTTAGAAGTATTAAGTCCTGCGATTCTTGATATCTGTGGAATATTCTCAAGACTGGATAGATTGTCATCAATATAATCAGAAGCAATTTTAATTTTTCCAACATCAGCCTTTTTTAAAATCTCATCTTCCCCTGGTTTGGATTCATTTTGATAAATCACCAACATTTGAGAAAGTATTTCCAAAGCTTTGGCGCCTAAATAATTGGTTCGTGGAAACCCTTTTCCTCTATAAGAAAGAATTTGGTTAATAACATTCGAAATTTCAAGGCTAAAATATCCTTTGGAACATATTTGTTTTATCCCATTCACATCTGCAAATAGTTCATATATATTTTTCTCGATATCGCTTAATTGAAAGGAAAGGTAATCCTGAAATTTCTTCCGATCAATCTCGAGGTAACAGATCTCAGTTTTAGCGTTAGCTGAAAATTGTAACTTTTGCACCTGCTCCTGTTTCGCTGCCGAAATTAAATGTTGATACTGTTCAATGGCCTGCCAATCGTTATCTTCTTCAAACTTATGCTTAAATTCTTCTTCTAGACAGTAGATGAATCTAAGGGGCTTCACTTCATCATTGGTTAGTTCTAACTCTATTTGTTTAGAAAAATTAGCTCTTATAATATAAAGCCCCACCCCGTTGGGGAAATTAATTCCCTGTACCTTACCTGAACCGAGTTCTGAGGGGATTTTTAAAGAATATTCTCCAAGGTTTGAATTATATTTCACCCCTAGTTGATTAGCGAGTTCTGGGATAATTCTATCTTCTTTTCCGACCAGTAATTTAAAGTTTCTCATTAAAAGCAAATATTAACACCCCAATTTTAAAATATATAGTAGTCTTAATTTATTAATTACTTCCTAAAAAAACCAGGAAGTGGTTAAAACTTTCTAAAAGAAACTAATACAGCAAAAACATTTTTCAATACAGCACTTTGGGGCACATGATATACCTCAATTTTATCCTCGCTAAATTCAAAAAATGTCTCGACTAATACCTATTTTTAAAAGTAATAACCTGTTAATAGTTTCAGTTATTTTAATAAGTGCGCTATTAATTTTAGCTCCTAAAATTTTACTGGGCTTTTTAATATTTAACCTATTCGTTATAAGTTTACACGGGTCGCTTCAACTGTGGTGGGCACTGAAAAAAGAAAAAACTACAAAGAAAAGTAGCAGTTCCATTGCCAGTCCAGAAGCGAACCAATTATATGAGAAGAATAAACCAGGTAATAAAAGCCCTAAAATTTCAATACATATTCCCGCATATAATGAACCTTCTGATATTCTAATAGCCACCATTCAATCCTGCCTAAATATTGATTATCCAAATTTCGAGATTATAGTTTTAGATAATAATACTCCGAACCAGGAAACCTGGTTGCCGGTTAGAGATTTCTGCTCAGATAAAAAGAATGTTTTCTTTTATCATATTGACAATTTACAGGGATACAAAGCCGGCGCGCTGGATGTTTGTATGGAACTTACCAATCCCGATTCTAAGTATATATTTATTGTTGATGCCGATTATCGTGTAAGCGCTAATTGTTTAA
Coding sequences within:
- a CDS encoding helix-turn-helix domain-containing protein, with protein sequence MRNFKLLVGKEDRIIPELANQLGVKYNSNLGEYSLKIPSELGSGKVQGINFPNGVGLYIIRANFSKQIELELTNDEVKPLRFIYCLEEEFKHKFEEDNDWQAIEQYQHLISAAKQEQVQKLQFSANAKTEICYLEIDRKKFQDYLSFQLSDIEKNIYELFADVNGIKQICSKGYFSLEISNVINQILSYRGKGFPRTNYLGAKALEILSQMLVIYQNESKPGEDEILKKADVGKIKIASDYIDDNLSSLENIPQISRIAGLNTSKIQEGFKILYNQTVNEYVKQKRLEKAIKLLTEGNRNISEVVLELGLSSRSYFSKIFKEKYGLTPKEFVKNSTAKNIS